One segment of Cardiocondyla obscurior isolate alpha-2009 linkage group LG15, Cobs3.1, whole genome shotgun sequence DNA contains the following:
- the Plexb gene encoding plexin-B → MRFLGHTQSFPKSPPVTSLQVPLLPLFQRLSFSSMSIATWFLVILATAAIDTPASTVPPIQDNKSPHIIAQFPSGNGQRYGHFSLDANATREGALRFNHLALDHSTGRLYGGAINRLFQLDSNLKLEEYVSTGPRLDNPQCHATGCMTRDIPTSSMDNVNKLLVADVESQMLIACGSLLQGACEKYKMFNISIKPEFIPLSVAANDESSSTYAFIGPEKYNPWGQTNILYVGTTFTNKGDYRHDVPAISSRNLDNLEFAEYTFNKQSIVYIDVKYRDHFLVKYVYGFNASDYAYFVLVQKQSYLPEQEELGYISRLARSCISDPNYDSYTEVSLQCTVDLGDGKQHHYNLVQDAKVAAAGSDLAMQLGISIGDPVFVSVFSPSRGITNEPLSRSAVCIYSLQDIETKFNENIHMCFNGTIKYRNMGYVSGPIQDGKCPTAGTTGNILNFCEVGLKISGVSPITSQAILHFPDTFISSVTIANTESHTVAFFGTNDGVLKKVLLSGAEAFVYESVTIDKGQKLLPDTLISPDGEYIYVLSNSKISKVKVEHCSGYTNCSSCLDAKDPYCGWCSLEKRCTVRGDCQKASHSSPRWLSLGTGQQCIDFEQVLPDRMPINQMTTVQLTIRTLPELPTGANYKCVFGNAEPIDALMTGFGLSCPTPPVGERPSIPEGADHVLVPLSVRSSETNKDFVSRNFAFFDCLRHTVCTECVKSQWACSWCVYDNKCTHNTSCQGIISGENQNQANLAAHGAQYCPRFMERKEPLMLPNSVPKEIVLEVENLPHPQVGHSGFQCIVSIEGANLKVQARVDSSRFIVCDKTVYSYEAVSGEYEAEVTVVWNTNHHVDKTTIILYKCEVLGSHREHADCSLCVTRDARFECTWCGNSCVYRHSCLQSPFTECPKPRIDMIKPLSGPIEGGTLVTIEGSNLGLKESDVEGKIHIGNTPCTLVDYEVSVRIVCRTGRHEATDAASVVVGNDAGYTESAVLFNYKDIRLSGVYPSVGPQSGGTQLAITGKYLNIGSTISAHLDELPCHVNATQASSTRLTCVTSKSGRVRRIHRLTLSIDGANRTLMNNPYNYTHDPTIMEIKPLRSFASGGRMITVHGTNLDTIQKPEMEVYFDNEQLPVNRTVCTVLNPTQMECPSPSVAKRFISIRRSERSAAANAQGTSSPHSSRLKESQLSLKIAFIMDNVESVRDLEKQSLRNRLLYVEDPKFFPFPRNVKLYKGDTLVIEGENLNYASDESDVNVTVGIMPCNVTSLALTQLVCTPPDQQPADTDELGIKTESGLPLVVVRVGRSLRFPIGYLRYEVIKSYPIPPEAIAGIAAGTFSLIFLFVLVLVIYRRKSTQAEREYKRIQIQMDTLESNVRMECKQAFAELQTDMTDLTADLESSGIPTLDHKNYIMKVFFPGVIDHPILNDPRSRSNVSRTNYDAAMIQFEQLVNNKYFVLTFIETLEAQKDFNIRDKVNVASLLMVVLMGKMEYATDILMNLLLKLIDKAVNTKHPQLMLRRTESVVEKMLTNWMALCMYNYLKDYAGSSLFLLFKAIKHQIEKGPVDVITHDARYSLSEERLLREQIEHTIVTLHVVQDDLDEKIQCKVLDCDTISQVKSKILDALYKNTPFSLRPSVHEVDLEWRHGRGGHLTLQDEDLTTKCCGEWKKINTLAHYGVKESAVMSLIPRQNDSFSVACKPPCHNCKPSHYHPQQQQPSIHPHHQPSHHHHLHRHSNHCSSTHLPSTPNHGLISPVMYNHSVSGLYFDAQHSPPIITANGDVESAHDGNQRLYHLVRPIEDVHYPPGLGFTGSSKHHHPERTHKAIPEIFLTRLLSTKGTVQKFVDDFLNTILTANEALPSAVKWLFDLLDEAAKQHGIVDPEVAHAWKSNSLPLRFWVNFIKNPDFMFDINKSTTVDSSLSVIAQTFMDSCSMTEHRLGKDSPSNKLLFAKDIPHYREKVGRFYTDVQRLPQITDQEMSSAMQQLSASHANEFDVIAALKELYIYVSKYYEQILEALETDAGCRKLHLAHRLENVAYTLEGEETSAC, encoded by the exons CAACTTGATTCAAATCTCAAATTGGAGGAATATGTTTCGACAG gGCCAAGACTGGACAATCCTCAGTGTCATGCAACAGGTTGTATGACAAGAGACATACCAACTTCCTCGATGGATAATGTGAACAAGCTGCTAGTCGCCGATGTCGAGTCGCAAATGTTAATCGCCTGCGGCTCCCTTCTTCAAGGCGCTTGCGAGAAATACAAAATGTTCAACATATCCATTAAGCCAGAATTTATTCCTCTTAGTGTCGCCGCCAACGACGAGAGTTCGTCAACGTACGCTTTCATCGGACCTGAGAAATACAATCCGTGGGGGCAAACGAATATACTCTACGTAGGAACGACTTTCACCAATAAAGGAGATTATCGTCATGATGTGCCCGCCATATCCAGCAGAAATCTGGATAATCTCGAATTCGCCGAGTACACGTTTAACAAACAGTCGATCGTGTACATCGACGTCAAATATCGGGATCATTTTTTGGTGAAATACGTATACGGGTTTAACGCGAGCGACTACGCGTACTTTGTCTTGGTACAGAAACAGTCGTATTTACCCGAGCAAGAAGAATTGGGATACATCTCCAGATTGGCACGAAGTTGCATAAGCGATCCGAATTACGACAGCTACACCGAAGTGTCTCTACAGTGTACAGTCGATCTCGGAGACGGAAAACAACACCATTACAACTTGGTGCAAGATGCGAAAGTTGCAGCGGCAGGCAGCGATCTGGCCATGCAACTTGGTATTTCCATTGGCGATCCAGTATTTGTTTCTGTATTTTCGCCCAGTAGAGGCATCACAAACGAGCCTTTATCACGATCGGCGGTTTGCATCTACAGCTTGCAAGATATAGAGACCAAATTCAACGAAAATATTCACATGTGTTTTAACGGTACCATCAAGTATCGAAACATGGGCTACGTCAGCGGTCCTATACAAGACGGAAAGTGTCCTACTGCCGGt acTACAGGAAATATTCTTAACTTTTGCGAGGTCGGATTAAAAATTTCAGGCGTATCGCCAATCACAAGCCAGGCTATTCTTCATTTTCCCGATACATTTATTAGCTCGGTAACCATTGCCAACACCGAGAGTCATACCGTAGCATTTTTCGGCACAAATGACGGCGTTCTCAAGAAGGTTTTATTATCTGGAGCTGAAGCGTTCGTCTACGAAAGTGTTACAATTGATAAGGGACAAAAGTTATTGCCTGACACGCTAATTTCACCAGACGGCGAATACATTTACGTATTATCTAATTCGAAGATATCGAAAGTCAAAGTGGAACATTGTAGCGGTTATACCAATTGTAGTAGTTGCCTCGATGCAAAAGATCCTTATTGTGGCTGGTGCTCTTTAGAAAAAAg ATGTACTGTGAGAGGAGACTGTCAGAAAGCAAGTCACAGCAGTCCACGATGGTTGTCCCTTGGGACGGGTCAACAGTGCATCGATTTCGAGCAGGTTCTACCTGACCGTATGCCTATTAATCAGATGACCACAGTGCAATTAACAATTAGAACTTTGCCGGAATTACCAACGGGCGCTAATTACAAGTGTGTTTTTGGGAACGCCGAGCCAATAGATGCGTTGATGACCGGTTTCGGACTATCCTGTCCTACCCCACCTGTTGGAGAGAGACCCAGCATTCCCGAAGGCGCCGATCATGTACTCGTACCGCTGTCCGTACGCTCGAGTGAAACGAACAAGGATTTCGTTTCACGTAACTTTGCGTTTTTTGATTGCTTACGACATACCGTGTGCACCGAGTGCGTAAAGTCGCAATGGGCATGTAGCTGGTGCGTTTATGACAACAAGTGCACGCACAATACTAGTTGTCAGGGCATTATATCGGGGGAAAAC caaaatcAAGCTAATCTTGCCGCTCACGGCGCGCAGTACTGTCCGAGATTCATGGAACGTAAAGAGCCATTGATGTTGCCAAATAGCGTGCCTAAGGAGATAGTACTCGAAGTAGAGAACTTGCCGCATCCACAGGTGGGTCACAGTGGATTCCAGTGCATCGTTAGCATCGAAGGTGCAAATCTAAAGGTACAAGCCCGTGTGGATAGCAGCCGTTTCATTGTGTGTGACAAAACTGTATATTCTTATGAGGCGGTAAGTGGAGAATACGAAGCCGAGGTGACGGTTGTATGGAATACAAATCATCACGTGGATAAGACCAcgataattttgtacaaatgCGAAGTGCTCGGTTCGCATCGTGAGCACGCGGACTGTTCTTTGTGCGTGACACGGGACGCTCGGTTTGAGTGCACTTGGTGCGGAAATAGCTGCGTGTACCGACATTCGTGTTTACAGTCACCGTTTACCGAGTGTCCGAAACCCCGAATAGATATGATAAAGCCATTGAGTGGACCGATCGAGGGCGGTACCTTAGTGACGATCGAAGGCAGTAATCTTGGTCTAAAAGAGAGTGACGTAGAAGGTAAAATACACATCGGCAATACTCCATGCACTCTGGTGGACTACGAAGTATCGGTGCGCATCGTTTGCCGCACTGGCCGACACGAGGCCACGGATGCAGCATCCGTCGTGGTCGGAAACGATGCCGGTTACACAGAGAGCGCAGTGCTGTTCAATTACAAGGACATACGTCTGTCGGGTGTGTATCCATCGGTCGGGCCGCAGAGCGGCGGAACGCAGCTGGCCATCACCGGTAAGTATCTTAACATCGGTAGCACGATATCGGCACATCTAGACGAGTTGCCGTGCCACGTGAACGCGACCCAGGCGAGCAGCACGAGGTTGACTTGCGTGACTAGCAAGTCGGGCCGCGTCAGGCGAATTCACAGGCTAACTCTAAGCATCGACGGTGCGAATCGCACTCTTATGAATAATCCATATAATTATACTCACGATCCGACCATCATGGAGATCAAGCCATTGAGAAGTTTTGCGTCGGGTGGCCGCATGATTACCGTACATGGCACAAATTTGGACACCATTCAAAAACCTGAGATGGAGGTTTACTTCGATAACGAGCAGTTGCCGGTAAACAGAACCGTTTGCACCGTCCTGAATCCCACGCAAATGGAGTGTCCGAGCCCGAGCGTCGCCAAGAGGTTTATCTCGATACGACGTAGCGAACGTTCGGCGGCCGCTAATGCTCAAGGTACCTCGTCACCGCACTCGTCGAGATTGAAAGAATCCCAGCTATCTCTCAAAATCGCTTTTATCATGGACAATGTGGAGAGTGTGAGAGATCTAGAGAAGCAAAGTCTTCGTAATCGGCTACTCTACGTTGAAGATCCGAAGTTTTTTCCGTTTCCTCGAAATGTCAAACTGTATAAGGGGGATACGCTGGTAATCGAGGGCGAAAATCTCAACTATGCCAGCGACGAGTCCGATGTGAACGTCACTGTGGGCATCATGCCCTGCAACGTAACGTCGCTTGCTCTTACGCAACTGGTTTGCACGCCACCGGATCAACAACCCGCTGACACGGATGAGCTCGGCATTAAAACTGAGAGCGGACTGCCTTTGGTAGTGGTACGAGTGGGCCGCAGTTTACGCTTTCCTATCGGTTATTTGCGCTACGAAGTCATTAAATCGTATCCGATTCCGCCAGAAGCAATCGCTGGGATCGCCGCCGGTACCTTTAGTCTCATTTTTCTGTTTGTTTTAGTGCTAGTGATATACCGGCGTAAAAGCACGCAGGCAGAGCGAGAATACAAACGCATACAGATACAAATGGACACGCTCGAGAGTAACGTACGTATGGAGTGCAAACAGGCGTTTGCAGAATTGCAGACTGACATGACTGACTTGACCGCAGATCTCGAGTCGTCAGGTATACCTACTCTCgatcataaaaattatattatgaaaGTATTCTTTCCCGGAGTAATAGATCATCCTATATTAAACGATCCGCGCTCGCGTAGCAACGTCTCGCGAACTAATTACGATGCAGCAATGATACAGTTTGAGCAGCTcgttaataacaaatactttGTGCTGACATTTATAGAGACTTTGGAAGCTCAAAAGGACTTTAATATCAGAGATAAAGTGAACGTCGCTTCCTTACTCATGGTCGTTCTAATGGGGAAGATGGAATACGCGACGGACATATTAATGAATCTTTTGTTGAAGTTGATTGACAAAGCAGTAAATACGAAGCATCCGCAGCTTATGTTAAGGAGAACGGAATCGGTGGTAGAAAAAATGTTGACGAACTGGATGGCGCTCTGCATGTACAATTATCTAAAAGATTATGCCGGCTCatctttgtttttattattcaaggCGATTAAACATCAGATAGAAAAAGGACCAGTGGATGTAATAACGCACGATGCGAGATATTCTCTCTCGGAGGAGAGACTTCTGCGCGAGCAAATCGAACACACGATCGTTACGTTGCACGTGGTGCAGGACGATCTCGACGAGAAGATACAATGTAAAGTTTTAGACTGCGATACGATAAGCCAGGTAAAGTCGAAGATACTCGACGCTCTGTACAAGAATACTCCATTTTCGCTGAGGCCGTCCGTACACGAAGTTGATCTGGAGTGGCGGCACGGTCGTGGTGGCCACCTGACTCTTCAGGATGAAGATCTCACGACCAAGTGCTGCGGCGAGTGGAAGAAGATAAATACGTTAGCGCATTACGGCGTTAAAGAGTCGGCGGTAATGTCGCTAATCCCTCGGCAGAACGATAGCTTTTCCGTAGCGTGCAAACCGCCCTGCCACAATTGTAAACCCTCACATTATCACCCGCAGCAACAGCAGCCGTCAATTCATCCGCACCATCAGCCATCGCACCATCATCATTTACATCGACATTCGAATCACTGTTCGTCCACGCATCTTCCATCCACGCCCAATCACGGGCTGATCAGTCCTGTAATGTACAATCATTCCGTGAGTGGCTTGTACTTTGACGCCCAACACTCGCCGCCCATCATAACGGCGAACGGCGACGTCGAGAGCGCCCACGACGGTAATCAGCGGCTGTATCATTTAGTGAGGCCCATCGAGGACGTGCATTATCCACCTGGTTTGGGCTTCACCGGAAGTAGCAAGCACCACCATCCCGAGCGAACGCACAAGGCGATCCCGGAAATATTTCTAACGCGATTATTATCGACGAAAGGCACCGTACAAAAATTCGTCGATGATTTTCTAAACACCATACTGACCGCCAACGAAGCGTTGCCTAGTGCAGTTAAGTGGCTGTTCGATCTCCTCGATGAGGCTGCCAAGCAGCACGGTATCGTCGATCCAGAAGTGGCGCACGCATGGAAGTCAAACAGCCTGCCGCTCCGGTTTTGGGTTAACTTTATCAAGAATCCAGATTTCATGTTCGACATCAACAAGTCTACGACAGTGGACTCGAGTCTCTCCGTGATCGCGCAGACGTTCATGGACTCGTGCTCGATGACTGAACACAGACTGGGCAAGGATTCGCCGTCTAACAAGCTGCTCTTCGCCAAGGACATACCGCACTATCGCGAGAAAGTTGGTCGATTCTATACGGATGTGCAAAGACTGCCGCAGATCACCGACCAGGAGATGTCGAGTGCTATGCAGCAATTGAGCGCATCTCACGCCAACGAGTTCGACGTGATCGCGGCGCTGAAAGAACTCTACATCTATGTCAGCAAGTATTATGAACAA aTCCTAGAGGCCTTGGAGACAGATGCGGGCTGTCGCAAACTACACCTAGCTCATAGACTAGAAAATGTAGCATACACGCTCGAGGGAGAAGAGACCAGTGCCTGCTGA